The proteins below are encoded in one region of Berryella intestinalis:
- a CDS encoding Veg family protein, with the protein MDLEQQAKIVDSIHDTLNGYVGQRLRVRANMGRSKIVENEGVLTQVHPRLFIMEVDRKRGRTARQSYQHVDVLTGTVELSQNDEPLFEPFVIDPSEEDEAAGEAASEEGSDTEASER; encoded by the coding sequence ATGGATTTGGAGCAGCAAGCCAAGATCGTCGATTCGATCCACGACACGCTCAACGGGTACGTGGGTCAGCGCCTGAGAGTTCGAGCCAACATGGGGCGCTCCAAGATCGTCGAGAACGAAGGCGTGCTCACGCAGGTTCACCCCCGCCTGTTCATCATGGAAGTCGATCGCAAGCGCGGCCGCACCGCCCGCCAGTCGTACCAGCATGTTGACGTTCTGACGGGAACCGTCGAGCTTTCGCAGAACGACGAGCCCCTGTTCGAGCCGTTCGTCATCGACCCTTCGGAGGAAGACGAGGCTGCCGGGGAAGCGGCGTCGGAAGAAGGCTCCGATACCGAGGCGTCGGAGCGGTAG
- a CDS encoding cytochrome c maturation protein CcmE, whose protein sequence is MNSKMKRRMVAVTGVIVIVVVVVLAVVGGTSSAKTVSVADAASGSFGDRKIQVSGTVVENSFSVKDNTLVFSVYDKEADPSASTQLRVRYEGGVSSTFGNDVVAICTGKIDADGVLQCSELVTKCPSKYENSTDSLSVSRLMGYADSVRNKPVKVAGQMKEGTLGVAGGDRRFVVVDPDTGDEMPVKYDGALSDETTEGSSLILTGSINDQDVFVATEVALEG, encoded by the coding sequence ATGAATTCTAAGATGAAGCGCCGCATGGTTGCGGTGACCGGCGTGATCGTCATAGTCGTCGTGGTGGTGCTCGCAGTGGTGGGCGGCACGTCGTCGGCCAAGACCGTTTCGGTGGCCGACGCGGCGAGCGGCTCTTTCGGCGACCGGAAGATCCAGGTTTCCGGGACGGTGGTCGAGAACTCGTTCTCGGTGAAGGACAACACCCTCGTTTTCTCCGTCTACGACAAGGAGGCCGACCCCAGCGCCTCCACCCAGCTGCGCGTGCGCTACGAGGGCGGCGTCTCCTCCACGTTCGGCAACGACGTCGTGGCCATCTGCACGGGCAAGATCGACGCGGACGGCGTGCTGCAGTGCAGCGAGCTGGTCACCAAGTGCCCGTCGAAGTACGAGAATTCCACCGACTCCCTATCGGTTTCCCGCCTCATGGGCTACGCCGACTCCGTCCGGAACAAGCCGGTGAAGGTGGCCGGCCAGATGAAGGAGGGCACCCTCGGCGTCGCGGGCGGCGATCGCCGCTTCGTCGTGGTCGATCCCGACACCGGAGACGAGATGCCCGTCAAATACGACGGGGCCCTGTCCGACGAGACCACCGAAGGCTCGTCTCTGATCCTCACGGGATCCATCAACGACCAGGACGTTTTCGTTGCGACTGAAGTCGCGCTGGAAGGATAG
- the rsmA gene encoding 16S rRNA (adenine(1518)-N(6)/adenine(1519)-N(6))-dimethyltransferase RsmA, translating into MDRLSPLAGVSATREVLESHGLVTKHALGQNFLINDDILKKIVALAELDPSDRVLEVGPGIGTLTIALLKSAGRVTSIERDRDLPAVLAETLAEWEDRFSLVQKDALDFGLDDLPDGGKLLPNKLVANLPYAVAATIVLDFLQRFDFLESATVMVQREVADRMTASPGTKTYGAYSVKLSLYAQANGRFPVSPGNFFPPPHVESAVLRLDRRVAEDEDGSALPDELLRATCTMADAAFANRRKTLSNSCKTYFSGAGGRYPNAVGNLPAIYEQAGIDPRRRGETLDRAEFIKLGKALLALGA; encoded by the coding sequence GTGGATAGGCTTTCCCCCCTGGCGGGGGTTTCCGCCACGCGCGAGGTTCTGGAATCCCATGGGCTGGTCACCAAGCATGCGCTGGGGCAGAACTTCCTCATAAACGACGACATATTGAAGAAGATCGTCGCGCTTGCCGAGCTGGATCCGTCCGACCGGGTGCTCGAGGTAGGGCCCGGTATCGGGACGCTGACCATCGCCCTGCTCAAAAGCGCGGGCCGGGTGACGTCCATCGAGCGCGACCGCGATCTCCCCGCCGTTCTGGCTGAAACGCTGGCCGAATGGGAAGACCGGTTCTCCCTGGTGCAGAAAGACGCGCTCGATTTCGGCTTGGACGACCTTCCCGACGGCGGAAAGCTCCTTCCGAACAAGCTGGTCGCCAACCTTCCCTACGCCGTTGCCGCCACGATCGTCCTCGATTTTCTGCAGCGGTTCGACTTTCTGGAGTCGGCCACCGTCATGGTGCAGCGCGAAGTGGCCGACCGCATGACGGCGTCTCCGGGGACGAAGACCTACGGGGCGTATTCGGTGAAGCTGTCGCTGTATGCGCAGGCAAACGGGAGGTTTCCCGTGTCGCCCGGCAACTTCTTCCCTCCGCCCCATGTCGAGAGCGCGGTTTTGCGCCTCGATCGGCGCGTCGCTGAGGATGAGGATGGGTCCGCCTTGCCAGACGAGCTGCTGAGGGCCACGTGCACCATGGCCGATGCGGCCTTCGCGAACCGTCGGAAGACCCTGTCCAACTCCTGCAAGACGTACTTCTCGGGCGCCGGTGGCCGCTATCCGAACGCGGTCGGGAACCTGCCTGCGATTTACGAGCAGGCCGGCATCGATCCTCGCCGCCGCGGCGAGACGCTCGATCGCGCCGAGTTCATCAAGCTGGGAAAAGCGCTGTTGGCGCTGGGGGCTTAG